A genome region from Mycobacterium florentinum includes the following:
- the metX gene encoding homoserine O-acetyltransferase MetX: protein MTISDVPTQTLPAEGEVGLVDIGSLTTESGAVIDNVCIAVQRWGELSPTRDNVVVVLHALTGDSHITGPAGPGHPTPGWWDGIAGPGAPIDTNRWCAVATNVLGGCRGSTGPSSLARDGKPWGSRFPLITVRDQVEADIAALDALGINQVAAVVGGSMGGARALEWMVGHPDRVRAGLLLAVGARATADQIGTQTTQIAAIKADPNWQGGDYHDTGRRPDAGLAIARRFAHLTYRGEAELDNRFANDGQTGEDPADGGRYAVQSYLEHQGDKILARFDAGSYVILTETLNSHDVGRGRGGVKKALRRCPVPAVVGGITSDRLYPLRLQQEMAELLPGCTGLAVVDSICGHDGFLVETEAVGELIRETLDLAAGEGQR, encoded by the coding sequence ATGACAATCTCCGACGTCCCCACGCAAACGCTGCCCGCCGAAGGTGAGGTCGGGCTGGTCGATATCGGCTCGCTGACCACGGAAAGCGGCGCGGTCATCGACAACGTCTGTATCGCCGTGCAGCGCTGGGGCGAGCTGTCACCGACGCGCGACAACGTCGTGGTGGTCCTGCACGCCCTCACCGGCGATTCCCATATCACCGGACCGGCCGGACCGGGCCACCCCACGCCCGGCTGGTGGGACGGCATCGCCGGGCCGGGCGCACCGATCGACACCAACCGCTGGTGCGCGGTGGCCACCAACGTGCTGGGCGGTTGCCGTGGCTCCACCGGGCCGAGTTCGCTTGCCCGAGACGGAAAGCCGTGGGGCTCCAGGTTTCCGCTGATCACCGTGCGCGATCAGGTGGAGGCGGACATCGCCGCGCTGGACGCGCTGGGAATAAACCAGGTTGCCGCCGTGGTCGGCGGATCCATGGGCGGCGCACGGGCTTTGGAATGGATGGTCGGCCACCCCGACCGGGTTCGGGCCGGGTTACTGCTGGCCGTCGGGGCGCGTGCCACCGCCGACCAGATCGGCACCCAGACCACCCAGATCGCGGCGATCAAGGCCGACCCGAACTGGCAGGGCGGCGACTACCACGACACCGGGCGCAGGCCGGATGCCGGCCTGGCGATCGCCCGGCGCTTCGCCCATCTGACCTACCGTGGCGAGGCCGAACTCGACAACCGGTTCGCCAACGACGGCCAGACCGGCGAGGATCCGGCGGACGGCGGGCGCTACGCGGTGCAGAGCTACCTGGAACACCAGGGCGACAAGATCCTGGCCCGCTTCGACGCCGGCAGTTACGTGATCCTGACCGAGACGCTGAACAGCCACGACGTCGGCCGCGGCCGCGGCGGGGTCAAGAAGGCGTTGCGCCGGTGCCCGGTACCGGCCGTGGTCGGTGGCATCACCTCCGACCGGCTCTATCCGCTGCGCTTGCAGCAGGAGATGGCCGAGTTGCTGCCCGGTTGCACCGGGCTGGCGGTTGTCGACTCCATCTGCGGACATGACGGCTTTCTGGTGGAAACCGAAGCGGTGGGCGAATTGATCCGCGAGACACTGGATTTGGCCGCGGGCGAAGGTCAGCGGTGA
- a CDS encoding class I SAM-dependent methyltransferase codes for MTRSRHEQSLSFGSAAAAYERGRPSYPPEAIDWLLPRGARQVLDLGAGTGKLTTRLVERGLDVVAVDPIPDMLEVLSASLPETRAVLGTAEEIPLEDNSVDAVLVAQAWHWVDPERAIPEVARVLRPGGRLGLVWNTRDERLGWVRELGQIIGSDGDGHRFDVTLPPPFAERQRHQVEWTNYLTPQALIDLVASRSYCIASPAEVRTQTLDQVRELLATHPALANSTGLAMPYVTVCIRATLSG; via the coding sequence GTGACCCGGTCGAGGCACGAACAGTCGCTGTCGTTCGGTTCGGCTGCCGCAGCCTACGAGCGCGGACGTCCGTCGTATCCGCCCGAGGCCATCGACTGGTTGTTGCCCCGGGGTGCGCGTCAGGTGCTCGATCTGGGTGCGGGTACCGGCAAGCTGACCACTCGTCTGGTGGAACGCGGCCTCGACGTGGTGGCCGTGGACCCGATTCCGGACATGCTCGAAGTGCTGAGCGCCTCGCTGCCGGAGACCCGCGCGGTGCTGGGCACGGCCGAAGAGATTCCGTTGGAGGACAACAGCGTTGACGCGGTGCTGGTCGCCCAGGCGTGGCACTGGGTGGACCCGGAACGGGCGATTCCCGAGGTGGCCCGCGTGCTACGGCCCGGCGGGCGGTTGGGCCTGGTGTGGAACACCCGCGACGAGCGGCTCGGCTGGGTGCGCGAGCTCGGTCAGATCATCGGCAGCGACGGCGATGGCCACCGTTTCGACGTGACGCTGCCGCCGCCGTTTGCCGAGCGCCAGCGTCATCAGGTCGAGTGGACGAATTACCTTACGCCGCAAGCGTTGATCGATCTGGTGGCCTCGCGCAGCTACTGCATCGCCTCGCCGGCCGAGGTCCGCACGCAGACCCTGGACCAGGTGCGCGAACTGCTGGCCACCCATCCGGCGTTGGCGAACTCGACCGGGTTGGCGATGCCGTACGTCACGGTGTGCATCCGGGCGACGCTGTCGGGTTGA
- a CDS encoding MFS transporter produces MLLASVVGLQSADAGTVGALVVPLTRSLHINNIQVGLLVTVSTGVGAVATLLAGPLADRTVRVRLLWMALLLCSAAMALSAASPNYGWLLACRVALGAGIAVSGPVVASLVGDYFRPAERGRVYGLVLAGEGTCTAIGLLVAGELGAVSWRLGFGWLAAVGFILSVAVAWLLREPLRGSRLDDRTTNSPRGSVWRELRWVLSIRTNVVLIAASSFGYFFSTGLSTFGVALLCGRFQIGQSVATMLIAVLGVGALTGVLTTGRIADRLTDRGQISARIMVGGAAFLAAAVFILPTLLADSLLLALVFAFFAGTAMGGVNPPLNAARLDIVHSRRWGTAEAVRSTLVSVSTGLAPVAFGAVSTALGGTPSALGDTFLIMLVMLIVAAGLLLGLARRTYPRDVATAMASEVLTATTETGRDRT; encoded by the coding sequence GTGCTGCTCGCTTCGGTGGTTGGGCTGCAAAGTGCCGATGCCGGCACCGTGGGGGCGCTGGTTGTCCCACTGACGCGGTCATTGCATATCAACAACATTCAGGTAGGGCTGCTGGTGACCGTGTCGACCGGCGTCGGCGCCGTCGCCACGCTGCTTGCCGGTCCGCTTGCCGACCGCACCGTGCGGGTTCGCCTACTGTGGATGGCGCTGCTGCTGTGTTCGGCAGCGATGGCGTTGAGCGCGGCCAGCCCGAACTACGGCTGGCTGCTCGCGTGCCGGGTGGCCCTTGGTGCCGGGATCGCGGTCTCCGGGCCGGTGGTCGCCTCGCTGGTCGGGGATTACTTCAGGCCGGCCGAGCGGGGTCGTGTGTACGGGCTCGTGCTCGCCGGCGAAGGCACGTGCACGGCGATCGGGCTGCTGGTTGCGGGCGAACTCGGTGCGGTCAGCTGGCGGCTGGGCTTCGGCTGGCTGGCCGCGGTGGGTTTCATACTCAGCGTCGCGGTGGCGTGGCTGCTGCGCGAACCGCTGCGTGGCAGCCGCCTCGATGACCGGACAACGAATTCACCGCGCGGCTCGGTCTGGCGGGAACTGCGCTGGGTGCTCTCGATCCGTACCAATGTCGTTCTGATTGCCGCGTCCTCGTTCGGCTACTTCTTCTCCACCGGGTTGAGCACCTTCGGTGTCGCGCTGCTGTGCGGCCGGTTTCAGATCGGCCAGTCGGTGGCGACCATGCTGATCGCCGTCCTCGGGGTCGGTGCGCTCACCGGCGTGCTCACCACCGGGCGCATCGCCGACCGGCTGACGGACCGGGGCCAGATCAGCGCACGGATCATGGTGGGCGGGGCGGCTTTTCTCGCCGCAGCGGTGTTCATCCTTCCGACTCTGCTCGCTGACAGCCTGCTGTTGGCACTGGTATTCGCGTTCTTCGCGGGGACCGCAATGGGTGGGGTGAACCCGCCGCTCAACGCGGCGCGGCTGGACATCGTGCATTCGCGGCGGTGGGGCACTGCGGAGGCGGTGCGCAGCACGCTGGTGTCGGTATCGACGGGGTTGGCACCGGTGGCGTTCGGCGCGGTGTCCACGGCGCTGGGCGGCACCCCAAGCGCGTTGGGCGACACCTTCCTGATCATGCTCGTCATGCTGATCGTCGCCGCCGGCCTGCTGCTGGGCCTGGCCCGCCGTACCTACCCGCGCGATGTCGCGACGGCGATGGCTTCCGAGGTGCTGACGGCCACTACCGAAACGGGGCGGGACCGAACTTGA
- a CDS encoding pyridoxamine 5'-phosphate oxidase family protein has protein sequence MPADDPVTVLSEEDSWDLLSSVALGRFVVVTGRRAEIFPINFITQRRTLVFRTAPGTKLYHAVMSDEIAFEADGHTDVEGWSVIIHGRAHLLTAADEILDAEEAPLMTWPATVKPHFVRVIPIEISGRRFKFGPAPFR, from the coding sequence ATGCCTGCAGACGATCCGGTGACGGTGCTCAGCGAGGAAGACAGCTGGGACCTGCTATCGAGCGTGGCCTTAGGCCGATTTGTCGTGGTGACGGGCCGCCGGGCCGAAATCTTTCCGATCAACTTCATCACCCAGCGCCGGACGCTGGTCTTCCGAACTGCCCCGGGTACCAAGCTCTACCACGCCGTCATGAGCGACGAGATAGCTTTCGAGGCTGACGGCCACACTGATGTCGAGGGGTGGAGCGTGATCATCCACGGCAGGGCACATCTACTAACGGCCGCCGACGAGATCCTCGACGCCGAGGAAGCTCCGTTGATGACGTGGCCGGCGACGGTAAAGCCGCACTTCGTCCGGGTGATCCCCATCGAGATCTCCGGGCGCCGGTTCAAGTTCGGTCCCGCCCCGTTTCGGTAG
- a CDS encoding FAD-dependent oxidoreductase: protein MNHGISRQAFVRGAVSMLATGTVLGTTRAAADPGAAVASWNGLASTIGGSVLLPASGAQFASSKAVFNSFYNNSNPAAVVTVSSQADVQKAAAFATANKLKIAPRGGGHSYIGASSANGTMVLDLRGLPGGAQLDGGNVTVTPATNLWAVHQACASAGRGVPTGSCPTVGVAGLTLGGGIGADSRHAGLACDALQSATVVLPTGDVVTASANDHPDLFWALRGGGGGNFGVTTSMTFATFPTGDTDVIRLEFAPSSAVQVLTGWQSWLDGADRNAWAMVDLAVGSAQPDCHILATCPAGGAAGVADAIKAAVGLQPSSVTNKTMNRMDLVTYLAGGSSTSAPRGFVAGSDVITTVNSAAAHAIATAIGQWPASGGRASLLVDPLGGAIADVAPGDSAFPWRKQSAVLQWYVEPAANQVAAATQWLSSAHQAVQQFSVGGYVNYLEPNSPASRYFGSNLSQLTSVRQKYDPNQIMFSGLKF from the coding sequence ATGAATCATGGCATCTCGCGCCAGGCGTTTGTTCGCGGTGCCGTTTCAATGTTGGCGACGGGCACGGTGCTCGGGACCACGCGCGCTGCCGCGGACCCCGGCGCCGCCGTCGCCAGCTGGAACGGCTTGGCCTCGACCATCGGCGGCAGTGTGCTGCTGCCGGCCAGCGGCGCCCAATTCGCTTCGAGCAAAGCGGTATTCAACTCCTTCTACAACAACTCCAATCCCGCGGCGGTCGTCACGGTCTCCTCGCAGGCCGACGTCCAAAAGGCGGCCGCCTTCGCGACGGCGAACAAGCTCAAGATCGCACCGCGCGGCGGTGGGCATTCCTACATCGGCGCATCGAGTGCCAACGGCACGATGGTGCTCGACCTGCGCGGGCTTCCGGGCGGGGCGCAGCTCGACGGCGGCAACGTCACGGTCACCCCGGCGACGAATCTGTGGGCGGTCCACCAGGCCTGCGCCAGCGCCGGTCGCGGTGTCCCGACGGGTAGTTGCCCCACCGTCGGTGTCGCGGGGTTGACGCTCGGCGGCGGCATAGGTGCCGATTCACGGCACGCCGGCCTGGCGTGCGACGCGCTGCAGTCGGCGACGGTGGTGCTCCCCACCGGGGACGTGGTGACCGCTTCCGCCAACGACCATCCGGACCTGTTCTGGGCGCTTCGCGGTGGCGGCGGCGGTAACTTCGGGGTGACGACGTCGATGACCTTCGCGACCTTCCCGACCGGCGACACCGACGTCATCCGGCTCGAATTCGCCCCGTCGTCGGCCGTCCAGGTGCTCACCGGCTGGCAGAGCTGGCTGGACGGAGCCGACCGAAATGCTTGGGCCATGGTCGATCTCGCGGTCGGCTCGGCCCAGCCCGACTGCCACATCCTGGCGACCTGCCCCGCCGGCGGTGCGGCCGGGGTGGCCGACGCGATCAAGGCCGCGGTCGGTTTGCAGCCGAGCTCGGTGACCAACAAGACGATGAACCGGATGGACCTGGTGACGTATCTGGCCGGAGGCAGCTCGACATCGGCGCCGCGAGGCTTCGTGGCAGGTTCCGATGTGATAACCACGGTGAATTCTGCTGCGGCCCATGCGATTGCCACCGCGATCGGGCAATGGCCCGCCTCCGGTGGGCGGGCTTCGCTGCTGGTGGATCCGCTGGGTGGGGCCATCGCCGATGTGGCGCCCGGGGATTCGGCGTTTCCGTGGCGCAAGCAGTCCGCGGTGCTGCAGTGGTACGTCGAACCCGCCGCCAACCAGGTCGCCGCCGCAACGCAGTGGCTTAGCTCGGCGCACCAAGCGGTCCAACAGTTTTCGGTCGGCGGCTACGTCAACTACCTGGAGCCCAACAGTCCGGCGTCACGGTACTTCGGCTCTAATCTGTCGCAACTGACGTCCGTGCGCCAGAAGTACGACCCCAACCAGATCATGTTCTCGGGCCTGAAATTCTGA
- a CDS encoding DUF732 domain-containing protein: MKAVAAAHGWVWSFRHQPLPIRLLTAVVGLLAVAAAFGSPPAEADANADDSFIDALNHAGVDFGQPGNAMAVGESICPMLAQPGGSFAGAVTSVRRQGMSPAMAQMFTTIAIQSYCPQAMANLASGNMPNLPGGMPNMPGGLPNMPGGIPNMPGGMMQNIPGGVMPNMPGGAVPNLPQITGPGI, from the coding sequence ATGAAAGCAGTTGCTGCTGCGCATGGTTGGGTCTGGTCGTTTCGCCATCAGCCCCTGCCCATTCGCTTGCTGACGGCCGTGGTCGGCCTGCTCGCCGTCGCCGCGGCGTTTGGGTCACCGCCGGCCGAGGCGGACGCCAACGCCGATGACAGCTTCATCGACGCGCTGAACCACGCCGGCGTCGACTTCGGCCAACCCGGAAACGCGATGGCCGTGGGCGAATCCATCTGCCCGATGCTGGCCCAGCCCGGTGGCAGCTTCGCCGGGGCCGTCACGAGCGTCCGGCGCCAGGGCATGTCACCGGCCATGGCGCAGATGTTCACCACGATCGCGATTCAGTCGTACTGCCCGCAGGCGATGGCGAACTTGGCCAGCGGCAATATGCCCAACCTGCCCGGCGGTATGCCGAACATGCCGGGCGGCCTGCCGAACATGCCCGGCGGCATCCCGAACATGCCCGGCGGCATGATGCAGAACATCCCCGGCGGGGTAATGCCGAATATGCCCGGCGGCGCCGTGCCAAACCTGCCGCAGATCACCGGCCCCGGGATCTAG
- a CDS encoding DUF3017 domain-containing protein — protein MSPAKTAAKAQWPILLVGLIFVTAFALVGANFWRRGSLLIGIAVGVAAILRLVLSDDRAGLLVVRSKGIDFITTASVGAAMVYIAWTIDPLGTG, from the coding sequence ATGAGTCCGGCGAAGACCGCGGCCAAAGCCCAGTGGCCGATCCTGCTGGTCGGGCTGATCTTCGTGACGGCCTTCGCGTTGGTGGGCGCCAACTTCTGGCGTCGCGGCTCGCTGCTGATCGGCATCGCGGTCGGCGTCGCCGCGATACTGCGGTTGGTGCTATCCGACGATCGCGCCGGCCTATTGGTGGTGCGCAGCAAGGGCATTGACTTCATCACGACCGCGTCGGTCGGGGCCGCGATGGTCTATATCGCCTGGACCATCGATCCGCTCGGTACGGGCTAG
- a CDS encoding bifunctional methylenetetrahydrofolate dehydrogenase/methenyltetrahydrofolate cyclohydrolase, translating to MGAITLDGKATRDEIFVDLSERVAALTAAGRTPGLATILVGDDPGSQAYVRGKHADCAKVGITSIRRDLPADISTAKLNETIDELNANPECTGYIVQLPLPKQLDENAALERIDPAKDADGLHPTNLGRLVLNNPAPLPCTPRGIVHLLRRYDVEIAGAHVVVIGRGITVGRPLGLLLTRRSENATVTLCHTGTRDLPALTKQADIIVAAVGVPHLLTADMVRPGAAVLDVGVSRVDDKLTGDVHPDVWEVAGHVSPNPGGIGPLTRAFLLTNVVELAERQ from the coding sequence GTGGGCGCAATCACACTGGACGGCAAGGCCACCCGCGACGAGATCTTCGTCGACCTCTCCGAACGCGTTGCGGCACTGACCGCGGCCGGGCGTACCCCCGGGCTGGCCACGATCCTGGTCGGCGACGATCCAGGTTCTCAGGCCTACGTGCGCGGCAAGCATGCCGATTGCGCGAAGGTGGGCATCACCTCGATCCGTCGCGATCTGCCTGCCGACATCTCCACGGCCAAGCTGAACGAGACGATCGACGAGCTCAACGCCAACCCGGAGTGCACCGGCTACATCGTGCAGTTGCCGCTGCCCAAGCAGCTCGACGAGAACGCCGCGCTGGAGCGCATCGATCCCGCCAAGGACGCCGACGGCCTGCACCCGACCAACTTGGGCCGGCTGGTCCTCAACAACCCGGCCCCGCTGCCGTGCACCCCGCGCGGCATCGTGCACCTGCTGCGCCGCTACGACGTCGAGATCGCCGGGGCGCACGTGGTCGTCATCGGCCGCGGGATCACGGTCGGCCGGCCATTGGGTCTGTTGCTGACGCGCCGCTCGGAGAACGCGACGGTGACGTTGTGCCACACCGGAACTCGTGATCTGCCGGCGCTGACCAAGCAGGCCGACATCATCGTCGCCGCCGTCGGCGTGCCCCACCTGCTGACCGCCGACATGGTGCGCCCGGGTGCCGCGGTGCTCGACGTCGGCGTCAGCCGGGTGGACGACAAGCTCACCGGCGATGTGCATCCCGACGTGTGGGAGGTCGCCGGGCACGTGTCGCCGAACCCCGGCGGTATCGGCCCGCTGACCCGGGCGTTTCTGCTGACGAACGTGGTCGAGCTGGCCGAGCGGCAATGA
- a CDS encoding NADH:flavin oxidoreductase — protein MPSDQPTAPDVFSPAKLGPISLRNRTIKSATFEARTPGALVSDDLIEYHRAPAAGGVGMTTVAYCAVSQGGRTEGNGLWMRPEAVPGLRRLTDAIHAEGAAISAQIGHAGPVANAKSNKAKALAPVRFFNPIGMRFARKATRDDISDVIEAHANAARFAMEAGFDAVEIHLGHNYLASSFLSPLINRRDDEFGGSLENRAKVARGMVMAVRRAVDKEGTPIAVTAKLNMADGVRGAIDTEESLITAKWLQDDGGLDAIELTAGSSLVNPMYLFRGDAPLKEFAGAFKPPLRWGMRMTGTKFLREYPYREAYLLRDAKLFRAELTMPLILLGGITNRETMDLAMAEGFEFVAMARALLAEPDLINRLAADGARHSVHSACTHCNRCMPTIYTRTRCVVTGAPDKG, from the coding sequence ATGCCCTCTGACCAGCCCACGGCGCCCGATGTATTCAGCCCGGCCAAGCTCGGACCGATCTCGCTGCGCAACCGGACCATCAAGTCGGCGACGTTCGAAGCGCGCACGCCGGGCGCGCTGGTGAGCGACGACCTGATCGAGTACCACCGCGCGCCGGCCGCCGGCGGGGTCGGCATGACGACCGTCGCCTACTGCGCGGTCTCCCAAGGCGGACGCACCGAGGGCAACGGGCTGTGGATGCGGCCCGAGGCGGTGCCCGGGCTGCGCCGGCTCACCGACGCGATCCACGCCGAGGGCGCGGCGATCAGCGCCCAGATCGGTCACGCGGGTCCGGTCGCCAACGCCAAGTCCAACAAGGCCAAGGCGCTGGCGCCGGTGCGGTTCTTCAACCCGATCGGAATGCGGTTTGCCCGCAAGGCAACCCGCGACGACATCTCCGACGTGATCGAGGCGCACGCCAACGCGGCCCGGTTCGCTATGGAAGCGGGCTTCGATGCGGTCGAAATCCACTTGGGCCACAACTATTTGGCGAGTTCGTTCCTGTCGCCGCTGATCAACCGCCGCGACGACGAGTTCGGTGGCTCGCTGGAGAACCGGGCCAAGGTCGCCCGCGGCATGGTGATGGCCGTTCGCCGCGCGGTGGACAAGGAGGGAACTCCGATCGCCGTCACCGCCAAGCTCAACATGGCCGACGGCGTGCGCGGCGCCATCGACACCGAGGAATCGCTGATCACCGCCAAGTGGCTGCAGGACGACGGCGGGCTGGACGCGATCGAACTCACCGCCGGCAGCTCGCTGGTCAACCCGATGTACCTGTTCCGCGGCGATGCCCCGCTCAAGGAATTCGCCGGGGCCTTCAAGCCGCCGCTGCGCTGGGGCATGCGCATGACGGGCACCAAGTTCCTGCGCGAATACCCTTACCGCGAGGCCTATCTGCTGCGCGATGCCAAGCTGTTCCGGGCCGAACTCACGATGCCGTTGATCCTGCTCGGCGGCATCACCAACCGGGAGACGATGGACCTCGCGATGGCCGAGGGATTCGAGTTCGTCGCGATGGCCCGCGCACTGCTGGCCGAGCCGGACCTGATCAATCGACTCGCGGCCGACGGCGCCCGGCACAGCGTCCATTCGGCGTGTACGCACTGCAATCGGTGCATGCCGACGATCTACACCCGCACCCGCTGCGTCGTCACCGGAGCGCCTGACAAGGGGTGA
- a CDS encoding ATP-binding cassette domain-containing protein, with amino-acid sequence MNSPAPPTLTVRYDGSERTFAAGHDVVVGRDLRADMRITHPLISRAHLLLRFDQGRWLAIDNGSLNGTFANGRKVPVVDIRDGQSINIGNPDGPLLTFEVGRHQGMAGRPPRTESMGIAVPQPSAAPWPSSQASGQPGQPLPAPPLPPPGPPPGRPTAWSAPPPPPRPQPGAPVQRPGPPGPPGQPVYPTSVGRPTATYPNNAGPNYPPQPQLSAPVGSMPPPKTQMSPAIEAKPPEVANLATKMFQALLPSRSGAIEKPSNGLTIGRATDNDIVIQDVLASRHHAFLLQTPIGTEIRDAHSVNGTFVNGVRVGSAVLTEGDVVTIGNVDLVFTRDTLVRRTEAATRSGGLEVNSVCFTVDHGKQLLDHVSLTARPGTLTAIIGGSGAGKTTLSRLIAGYTTPSSGTVTFEGHNIHTDYSSLRSRIGMVPQDDVVHRQLTVNQALGYAAELRLPPDTSQAERAQVVSQVLEELEMTKHADTRVDKLSGGQRKRASVALELLTQPSLLLLDEPTSGLDPALDRQVMLMLRLLADAGRVVLVVTHSVSYLDVCDQILLMAPGGKTAFQGPPDQVEAAMGTRNWADIFASVGADPDEANRRFKERNQQSLQPPAPQSPADLGDPPATNLVRQISTIARRQVRLVISDRGYTIFLAVLPFLIGALSLTVKGPKPGLGPADPLGLAPTQPQYIMVLLNIGAIFMGTALTIRDLIGERAIFRREQAVGLSTGAYLLAKIAVFCVFATLQAAIAVFIVRLGKGAPTQPALFFGDPTVSLFVTVAGACVASAIFGLMLSALAQSNEQIMPLLVVSIMSQLVLAGGMIQVYQRPGLEQLAWLTPARWGYAAAASSIDFPALVKVKQIPTNDPIWQHSKHIMLFDMAMLGVLCISYSAIVWWKIRLKRR; translated from the coding sequence ATGAATTCACCAGCCCCACCGACGCTGACAGTCCGGTATGACGGGTCGGAACGCACCTTCGCGGCAGGTCACGACGTGGTGGTGGGGCGCGATCTGCGGGCCGATATGCGCATCACTCATCCCCTGATTTCGCGTGCCCATCTGTTGCTGCGTTTCGACCAGGGCCGGTGGCTGGCGATCGACAACGGTTCGCTCAACGGCACTTTCGCCAACGGCCGCAAGGTTCCGGTCGTCGATATCCGCGACGGCCAGAGCATCAACATCGGAAACCCGGACGGCCCGTTGCTGACGTTCGAGGTCGGACGCCACCAAGGAATGGCCGGGCGCCCGCCGCGGACCGAGTCGATGGGAATCGCGGTGCCGCAGCCGTCGGCAGCACCGTGGCCCTCATCACAGGCGTCGGGTCAGCCCGGGCAACCGCTCCCCGCTCCGCCGCTGCCGCCGCCCGGGCCGCCGCCCGGACGCCCGACCGCCTGGAGCGCGCCGCCCCCGCCGCCGCGACCGCAGCCCGGTGCGCCGGTACAGCGGCCGGGACCGCCGGGGCCACCAGGGCAGCCCGTGTATCCGACGTCGGTTGGGCGACCGACCGCCACGTATCCCAACAACGCTGGGCCCAACTATCCGCCACAGCCGCAGCTGTCGGCGCCCGTCGGATCCATGCCGCCACCGAAGACGCAGATGTCGCCGGCGATCGAGGCCAAGCCGCCCGAGGTCGCAAATCTGGCGACCAAGATGTTCCAGGCGCTGTTGCCGTCCCGTTCGGGCGCGATCGAAAAGCCGTCCAATGGGCTCACGATCGGGCGTGCCACCGACAATGACATTGTCATCCAGGACGTGCTGGCCTCGCGCCACCACGCGTTTTTGCTCCAGACGCCGATTGGCACCGAGATCCGCGACGCGCACAGCGTCAACGGGACCTTCGTCAACGGCGTCCGCGTCGGCTCGGCGGTGCTGACCGAGGGCGACGTGGTCACGATCGGAAACGTCGACCTGGTCTTCACCCGCGACACCCTGGTCCGCCGCACCGAAGCCGCGACGCGCTCCGGTGGTCTGGAAGTGAACTCGGTCTGCTTCACCGTCGACCACGGAAAGCAACTGCTCGACCACGTCTCGCTGACCGCCCGGCCCGGCACGCTGACCGCGATCATCGGTGGCTCCGGCGCCGGCAAAACCACGCTGTCGCGGCTGATCGCCGGATATACCACCCCTAGCTCCGGCACGGTGACCTTCGAGGGCCACAACATCCACACCGATTACTCCTCGCTGCGCAGCAGGATCGGCATGGTCCCGCAGGATGACGTCGTACACCGGCAGCTGACGGTCAACCAGGCGCTGGGGTACGCCGCCGAGCTGCGCCTGCCGCCGGACACCAGCCAGGCGGAGCGTGCCCAGGTGGTCTCCCAGGTGCTTGAAGAGCTGGAGATGACCAAGCACGCCGACACCCGCGTCGACAAGTTGTCCGGCGGACAACGCAAACGCGCCTCCGTCGCGCTGGAACTGCTGACTCAACCGTCGCTGCTGCTGCTGGACGAGCCGACCTCGGGTCTAGACCCGGCGCTGGACCGTCAGGTGATGCTGATGCTGCGCCTGCTCGCCGACGCCGGGCGCGTGGTGCTGGTGGTCACCCACTCCGTGTCCTACCTGGACGTCTGCGACCAAATCCTGCTGATGGCGCCGGGTGGCAAGACCGCGTTCCAGGGCCCGCCCGACCAGGTCGAGGCCGCCATGGGCACCCGCAACTGGGCCGACATCTTCGCCAGCGTCGGCGCCGATCCCGACGAGGCGAACCGCCGCTTCAAGGAGCGCAACCAGCAGTCGTTGCAGCCGCCGGCTCCCCAGAGCCCGGCGGACCTGGGCGACCCGCCGGCGACCAACCTGGTCCGGCAGATATCCACGATTGCCCGGCGTCAAGTGCGCCTGGTCATCTCGGACCGCGGCTACACCATCTTCCTGGCGGTGTTGCCGTTCCTGATCGGCGCGCTGTCGCTGACCGTGAAGGGTCCCAAACCCGGTCTCGGGCCCGCCGACCCGCTCGGCCTGGCGCCCACCCAACCGCAGTACATCATGGTGCTCTTGAACATCGGCGCCATCTTCATGGGCACCGCACTGACCATCCGCGACCTCATCGGAGAGCGCGCGATCTTCCGCCGAGAACAGGCGGTAGGACTGTCCACCGGGGCCTACCTGTTGGCGAAGATCGCGGTGTTCTGCGTCTTCGCGACCCTGCAGGCAGCGATCGCGGTCTTCATCGTACGGCTCGGCAAAGGCGCGCCCACGCAGCCGGCGCTGTTCTTCGGTGATCCCACGGTGTCGTTGTTCGTCACCGTGGCCGGCGCGTGTGTCGCGTCGGCGATTTTCGGCCTGATGCTGTCCGCCCTCGCGCAGTCCAACGAGCAGATCATGCCGCTGCTGGTGGTGTCGATCATGAGCCAATTGGTGTTGGCCGGCGGAATGATCCAGGTCTATCAGCGCCCGGGCCTGGAGCAGCTGGCGTGGCTGACACCGGCGCGCTGGGGTTATGCGGCGGCCGCGTCGTCGATCGACTTTCCGGCGCTGGTGAAGGTCAAACAGATCCCGACCAACGACCCGATATGGCAGCACTCGAAGCACATCATGCTGTTCGACATGGCCATGCTGGGCGTCCTGTGCATAAGCTATAGCGCGATCGTGTGGTGGAAGATCCGGCTGAAACGACGCTGA